A single Campylobacter hyointestinalis subsp. hyointestinalis DNA region contains:
- the truB gene encoding tRNA pseudouridine(55) synthase TruB has protein sequence MERLFVANKPTAVSSNYFLSRLKRKYGVKKAGYSGTLDPFASGVLIVAFGNYTRLFNYLAKSPKVYETTIWLGAFCESLDNENITKVDILKPFSMQSLEIVRSDLLGNIKYIPPKFSAKKIDGKRAYELARKDEEFELKPCEMQIFSCEILNYSHPFLTLRLSVSEGSYIRSYAQIFAKKLGVNATLSALKRVSEGKFVYENEKELDPTKFLSLKTNSYLGDPKNIKDGKKLEVFEFSIKTDGVYLVKFDEFFSIIEIKNGVISYRLNKVKNADIN, from the coding sequence ATAGAGCGACTATTTGTAGCAAATAAACCGACCGCTGTTTCTAGTAACTATTTTTTAAGCAGGTTAAAAAGAAAATACGGCGTAAAAAAAGCAGGATATTCTGGCACTTTAGATCCTTTTGCAAGTGGAGTTTTGATAGTGGCTTTTGGAAATTATACAAGGCTTTTTAACTACCTAGCAAAGTCTCCAAAAGTATATGAAACAACTATCTGGCTAGGGGCATTTTGTGAAAGTTTAGATAATGAAAACATAACAAAAGTCGATATTTTAAAACCATTTTCTATGCAGAGTTTAGAGATAGTCAGATCAGATTTACTAGGAAATATAAAGTATATCCCGCCTAAATTTAGTGCAAAAAAAATTGACGGAAAAAGGGCTTATGAACTAGCAAGAAAAGATGAGGAATTTGAGCTAAAGCCTTGCGAAATGCAGATTTTTAGCTGTGAAATTTTAAACTATTCACATCCGTTTTTAACACTTCGTCTAAGCGTTAGCGAAGGCTCTTATATAAGATCTTATGCCCAGATTTTTGCTAAAAAACTAGGCGTAAATGCAACTTTAAGTGCATTAAAAAGAGTAAGTGAGGGGAAGTTCGTCTATGAAAATGAAAAAGAGCTAGATCCTACTAAATTTCTTAGTCTAAAAACAAACTCGTATCTTGGTGATCCAAAAAATATAAAAGATGGCAAAAAGCTAGAAGTTTTTGAATTTAGCATAAAGACAGATGGGGTTTATTTGGTTAAATTTGATGAGTTTTTTAGCATAATCGAGATAAAAAACGGCGTGATTTCATATCGTTTAAATAAGGTAAAAAATGCTGATATTAACTAG
- the csrA gene encoding carbon storage regulator CsrA, which translates to MLILTRKNGEAVQIGTDIEIKIIESSKNSVKIGIEAPKSILILRSELVSEVAISNQKASATGKNSLDELSKKFQK; encoded by the coding sequence ATGCTGATATTAACTAGAAAAAATGGTGAAGCCGTGCAAATTGGCACAGATATAGAGATCAAAATAATAGAATCTTCAAAAAATAGCGTAAAAATAGGCATAGAAGCACCTAAAAGCATTCTTATTTTAAGAAGCGAACTAGTGAGTGAAGTAGCAATCTCAAACCAAAAAGCTAGTGCAACTGGTAAAAATTCGCTTGATGAGCTAAGTAAAAAGTTTCAAAAATGA
- a CDS encoding 4-(cytidine 5'-diphospho)-2-C-methyl-D-erythritol kinase produces the protein MRSYAKLNIFLKIIGTRGDYHEIISRFVLFEELYDEINFIKKTTDEFIKDDYIPENIIKKARISLENLGFKNELDEFFTTHQVKLIKKIPCGGGLGGGSSNAAAFLNLANEELNLKIPKEKLMKISKNIGADVAFFVSEFKSANVSGIGEIVENFYDDVPNLGIITSDIFCSTPKVFREFRQNFCKFDLNLAKNLEQLSSNEILHSYQNYELNDLLRPCLKLYPNLIIKQNEFLSGSGSTKFILK, from the coding sequence ATGAGAAGTTACGCAAAGCTAAATATATTTTTAAAAATAATAGGAACTCGTGGGGATTACCATGAGATAATCTCGCGTTTCGTGCTATTTGAAGAATTATATGATGAGATAAATTTTATAAAAAAAACAACAGATGAGTTCATCAAAGATGACTACATACCAGAAAATATCATCAAAAAAGCAAGAATTTCCCTAGAAAACTTAGGCTTTAAAAACGAACTAGACGAATTTTTTACAACTCATCAAGTAAAGCTCATAAAAAAGATCCCTTGTGGTGGCGGACTTGGTGGTGGAAGCTCTAACGCAGCGGCTTTTTTAAATTTAGCAAATGAAGAGTTAAATTTAAAAATACCAAAAGAAAAGCTTATGAAAATCAGCAAAAATATAGGCGCAGACGTTGCATTTTTTGTTAGTGAGTTCAAAAGTGCAAATGTCAGCGGAATTGGTGAAATAGTAGAAAACTTCTATGATGACGTACCAAATTTAGGGATTATAACAAGCGATATTTTCTGCTCTACTCCAAAAGTGTTTAGAGAATTTAGACAAAACTTTTGCAAATTTGATCTAAACTTAGCTAAAAATTTAGAACAACTTAGCTCAAATGAGATTTTACATTCATATCAAAATTATGAATTAAACGACTTATTAAGACCTTGCTTGAAGCTTTATCCAAATTTAATCATTAAGCAAAACGAGTTTTTAAGCGGAAGTGGAAGTACTAAATTTATTTTAAAATGA
- a CDS encoding M3 family oligoendopeptidase has protein sequence MMTWDLTIFFKNLDELDKFSKITEEKALKFNQTYNSNLNNLNPDDFLLAIKEYEDIACNLNKIMSYAQLSFAKDTSKGALLAKYEEICTKIEEKMLFFMLEFNQISKEKQDIFIEFCKPYSYYLELSLKNKPHQLSLAEERILLRTSNTGADAFSRLFDESMAKLKFKFEDKELSEEEILSKMFDKDREIRKKAALSLSDTLGKNQHLLTFIYNMIKTDLKNECELRNYEFPETPRHQSNQIDKLSVDSLIKVTEENFDLVSKFYNKKREILGYEKLYDYDRYAPLDDDAKFDFKEAKDIVLKAFTDFSPTFGNLAQKAFDENWCDVYPVQNKQSGAFSCSSSADTHPFVLLNYTDKRRDVFTLAHELGHAIHQYLSYQVGLLNSDTPLTTAETASVFCEMLVFEYIKNKTPQNKRIGLLAGKLEDIFSTLYRQINFTTFERKVHAYEGEISSDELNRIWLEESKKMFGDSLVLNDYYKIWWSYIPHFIHSPFYCYAYGYAQLLVLALFGLYKSGKCEDFVRIYTEFLSLGGSKSPKDMVAMFGFDINKEEFWDIGMNEIKKLVDEFIVI, from the coding sequence ATTATGACTTGGGATCTAACTATATTTTTTAAAAACTTAGATGAACTTGATAAATTTTCTAAAATCACGGAAGAAAAAGCACTTAAATTTAACCAAACATACAACTCAAATTTAAATAATCTAAATCCGGATGATTTTTTACTTGCGATAAAAGAGTATGAAGATATCGCTTGCAATTTAAATAAGATTATGAGTTATGCGCAGCTTAGCTTCGCAAAAGATACTTCAAAAGGTGCGCTTTTAGCAAAATATGAAGAAATTTGCACGAAGATAGAAGAAAAAATGCTGTTTTTTATGCTTGAATTCAACCAAATTTCAAAAGAAAAACAAGATATTTTCATAGAGTTTTGTAAGCCGTACAGCTACTATTTAGAGCTAAGCTTGAAAAATAAACCTCATCAACTAAGCCTAGCTGAGGAAAGGATACTGCTTCGCACTTCAAATACAGGCGCAGACGCATTTTCAAGACTATTTGACGAAAGTATGGCAAAACTTAAATTCAAATTTGAAGATAAAGAGTTAAGCGAAGAAGAAATTCTCTCAAAAATGTTTGATAAAGATAGAGAGATAAGAAAAAAAGCCGCCTTGTCTCTTAGTGATACTTTAGGTAAAAATCAGCATCTTTTGACCTTTATCTACAATATGATAAAAACTGATCTAAAAAACGAATGTGAGCTGCGAAATTACGAATTCCCAGAAACTCCCCGTCACCAAAGCAACCAAATAGATAAACTCAGCGTAGATTCACTCATAAAAGTGACTGAAGAAAACTTCGATTTAGTCTCTAAATTCTATAATAAAAAACGCGAGATTTTAGGTTATGAAAAGCTTTATGACTACGACAGATACGCGCCACTTGACGATGATGCAAAGTTTGATTTTAAAGAGGCAAAAGATATAGTTTTAAAAGCATTTACTGATTTTAGTCCTACATTTGGAAATTTAGCCCAAAAAGCGTTTGATGAAAACTGGTGTGATGTATATCCAGTGCAAAACAAACAAAGCGGAGCATTTTCTTGCTCTTCTAGTGCAGACACACATCCATTTGTACTTTTAAACTATACTGATAAAAGAAGAGACGTTTTTACGCTAGCTCATGAGTTAGGACACGCAATTCATCAATATCTTAGCTATCAAGTAGGACTTTTGAACTCAGATACCCCTCTTACAACAGCAGAAACAGCTTCTGTTTTTTGCGAAATGCTTGTTTTTGAATACATCAAAAACAAAACACCGCAAAATAAGCGTATTGGTCTGCTTGCAGGAAAATTAGAAGATATATTTTCAACTCTTTATCGTCAGATAAATTTTACTACTTTTGAACGCAAAGTCCATGCTTATGAGGGCGAAATTTCAAGCGATGAGCTAAATAGAATTTGGTTAGAAGAAAGCAAGAAGATGTTTGGAGATAGTCTTGTTTTAAATGATTATTATAAAATCTGGTGGAGTTATATACCACATTTCATCCATTCTCCGTTTTATTGCTACGCTTATGGTTACGCTCAATTGCTTGTTTTAGCTCTATTTGGACTATATAAAAGCGGAAAATGCGAGGATTTCGTTCGAATTTATACAGAGTTTTTAAGCCTAGGTGGAAGTAAAAGTCCAAAAGATATGGTAGCAATGTTTGGTTTTGATATAAACAAAGAAGAGTTTTGGGATATAGGAATGAATGAGATAAAAAAATTAGTAGATGAGTTCATCGTAATTTAA
- a CDS encoding ATP-dependent helicase has translation MDNLLDSLNKAQRDAATHIDGAMLILAGAGSGKTKTITSRLAYLISEVGIDPLNTLTLTFTNKAASTMKNRAMNLLNTNLPCAPLLCTFHKFGLLFLKFYINELGRKNNFVIIDSDDKKKIIKDIETNIPASIISNEISRYKNLLLSEQDILNSSKLSAENEFTKDNYEKIANAYKLYEEYLVSNNLVDFDDLLVLTYKILSLNNELATQISNRYQYIMVDEYQDTNDLQYKLLRKLCLTHENLVVVGDDDQSIYGWRGARIENILNFKDQFKDVKLVKLEENYRSTPSILKAANDLIDHNRSRLGKKLISTKKDINPILIIENADENIEAKVISEHITKLLSSGIKANEIAILYRVNALSRSLEDGLNKAKIPYKMVGGVKFYERMEIKDIVAYLRLVLNPNDDFSLNRVINRPKRGLGKVSLAKLEKFAYENKTSIYNALYMIDDDVVGKKLRLNLLDFANSLRDLKDKTPYDLLSDLDKSFGIKEYYKNMPDGVDRVANIDEFYALLKDQILNSPNFELEEFLNELSLQSEQDRISDDAISIMSVHASKGLEFEHLFVIGLEEGFFPLIGDGSDIEEERRLAYVAITRAKSGLNLSYSNSRFYKGQRTRLNKSRFLSEAGLCEGSLVIESSNEFKKGDLIKHKIFGIGRVMEVTKVKSEFKLRINFGGNVKDIMSSFVEKVL, from the coding sequence ATGGATAATTTATTAGATTCTTTAAATAAAGCTCAAAGAGATGCTGCTACGCATATAGATGGTGCGATGCTTATCCTTGCAGGTGCAGGGAGCGGCAAAACAAAAACAATCACTTCACGCTTAGCTTATCTCATAAGTGAAGTAGGCATAGACCCTTTAAATACTCTAACCCTTACTTTTACAAACAAAGCCGCTAGCACTATGAAAAATAGAGCTATGAATTTACTAAATACAAATTTACCATGTGCGCCCCTACTCTGTACGTTTCATAAATTTGGGCTTTTGTTTTTAAAGTTTTACATAAACGAACTAGGTAGAAAAAACAACTTTGTTATCATAGATTCTGATGATAAAAAAAAGATCATAAAAGATATAGAAACAAATATTCCAGCTTCTATTATCTCAAACGAAATTTCTAGATATAAGAACTTGCTTTTGAGCGAACAAGATATTTTAAATAGTTCAAAACTAAGCGCAGAAAATGAATTTACAAAAGATAATTATGAAAAAATAGCAAATGCCTATAAGCTATATGAAGAGTATCTAGTATCAAATAATCTCGTCGATTTTGACGATCTTTTAGTGCTAACTTATAAAATCCTTAGTTTAAACAATGAGCTAGCAACCCAAATATCAAATAGATATCAATATATAATGGTAGATGAGTATCAAGACACAAACGATTTGCAATACAAACTCCTTAGAAAACTCTGCTTAACACACGAAAATTTAGTTGTAGTCGGAGATGATGATCAAAGCATTTATGGTTGGCGTGGCGCAAGGATAGAAAATATACTAAATTTCAAAGATCAATTTAAAGATGTCAAACTAGTAAAACTAGAAGAAAACTATCGCTCAACTCCATCTATCTTAAAAGCTGCAAATGATCTCATAGACCACAACAGAAGTCGTTTAGGCAAAAAGCTTATAAGCACCAAAAAAGATATCAACCCTATCTTAATCATAGAAAACGCAGACGAAAATATAGAAGCCAAAGTCATATCAGAGCATATCACAAAGCTACTTTCTAGCGGAATAAAAGCTAATGAGATCGCCATACTTTATAGGGTAAATGCTCTATCTCGTAGCTTAGAAGACGGCTTAAATAAAGCCAAAATCCCATATAAAATGGTTGGCGGAGTAAAGTTTTATGAAAGAATGGAGATAAAAGATATAGTCGCGTATCTAAGACTTGTATTAAATCCAAATGATGATTTTTCACTAAATAGAGTCATAAACAGACCAAAACGCGGACTTGGAAAAGTAAGTCTTGCAAAGCTGGAAAAATTTGCTTATGAGAACAAGACTTCTATTTACAACGCTTTATATATGATAGACGATGACGTAGTAGGCAAAAAACTACGCTTAAATTTACTAGATTTTGCAAACTCACTAAGAGATCTAAAAGATAAAACACCTTATGATCTTTTAAGCGATCTAGATAAGAGTTTTGGTATAAAAGAATACTATAAAAATATGCCTGATGGCGTCGATAGAGTAGCAAATATAGACGAATTTTACGCACTTTTAAAAGATCAAATTCTAAACTCACCAAATTTCGAGCTAGAAGAGTTTTTAAACGAACTCTCTTTGCAAAGCGAACAAGATAGGATAAGTGATGATGCTATCTCTATAATGAGCGTTCATGCCAGCAAAGGGCTTGAGTTTGAGCATCTTTTTGTCATCGGGCTTGAAGAGGGATTTTTTCCACTTATCGGAGATGGAAGCGATATCGAAGAAGAAAGACGCCTTGCGTATGTCGCCATCACAAGAGCAAAAAGTGGGCTTAACCTATCATATTCAAACTCACGCTTTTATAAGGGACAAAGAACTAGACTTAATAAATCAAGATTCTTAAGTGAAGCTGGACTATGCGAAGGCTCACTTGTCATAGAAAGTAGCAATGAATTTAAAAAAGGTGATCTTATCAAACATAAGATTTTTGGTATAGGCAGAGTTATGGAAGTAACAAAGGTCAAATCAGAGTTTAAGCTTAGAATAAATTTTGGCGGAAACGTCAAAGATATAATGTCTAGTTTTGTGGAAAAAGTACTGTGA
- the metK gene encoding methionine adenosyltransferase — protein sequence MYLFTSEVVSPGHPDKCADIIADSIVDAILKKDPNGRVASEVFVAGKHIVIGGEVNAKVDFTHQDYRNIVKETLKKIGYNGNPYFTRAQCLHPEDIEVDVFLNQQSPDINQGVDQSSGEIGAGDQGIMFGFASSETENLMPAAITYARVLCDKVYDYALKNPDKLGVDIKTQVTIDYGTKSNFENCKPESIHTIVVSAPSVESLKIEEVRALIQSLIDDAGLPKELYNKDKTIIYINPTGRYVNHSSLHDSGLTGRKLIVDSFGGYSPIGGGAQSSKDYTKVDRSGLYAARWIAKNIVAAGLAKKCIVQLSYAIGVAKPVSVSVDCMGTNKSVNDDKLSKFVHENFALTPRWITNKFGLDKPNKDTFLYAEVAAKGQVGISGYPWEKLDAIELFEKLK from the coding sequence ATGTATTTATTTACAAGCGAAGTAGTAAGCCCTGGCCATCCAGATAAATGTGCAGATATCATCGCAGATAGCATAGTCGATGCAATACTTAAAAAAGATCCAAATGGTCGCGTTGCAAGTGAGGTTTTTGTTGCTGGAAAACACATCGTAATAGGTGGCGAAGTAAATGCTAAGGTTGATTTTACTCATCAAGATTATAGAAATATCGTAAAAGAAACATTAAAGAAGATAGGATATAACGGAAATCCGTATTTCACAAGAGCTCAATGTTTGCACCCTGAGGACATTGAAGTAGATGTATTTTTAAATCAGCAAAGTCCAGATATAAATCAAGGAGTTGATCAAAGTAGCGGTGAAATAGGCGCTGGAGATCAAGGCATCATGTTTGGATTTGCTTCAAGTGAAACTGAAAATTTGATGCCAGCGGCGATAACTTACGCAAGAGTGCTTTGCGATAAAGTTTATGATTACGCTCTTAAAAATCCAGATAAACTAGGTGTAGATATAAAAACTCAAGTAACTATAGACTATGGTACAAAATCAAATTTCGAGAATTGTAAACCAGAGTCTATCCATACTATAGTAGTAAGCGCTCCAAGCGTTGAGAGCCTAAAAATAGAAGAAGTAAGAGCTTTAATCCAAAGTTTGATAGATGATGCTGGGCTTCCAAAAGAGCTTTATAACAAAGATAAAACTATCATCTACATAAATCCAACAGGACGTTATGTAAATCATAGCTCGCTCCATGATAGTGGACTAACAGGTAGAAAGCTTATCGTAGATAGTTTTGGCGGATACTCACCTATAGGTGGTGGTGCTCAAAGCAGTAAAGACTATACGAAAGTCGATCGTAGTGGACTTTATGCGGCGAGATGGATAGCAAAAAATATAGTTGCGGCAGGACTTGCTAAAAAATGTATTGTACAGCTAAGTTACGCTATAGGCGTCGCAAAACCAGTAAGTGTGAGTGTGGATTGTATGGGAACAAACAAGAGTGTAAATGATGATAAACTATCTAAATTTGTTCATGAGAACTTTGCATTAACTCCAAGATGGATTACAAATAAATTTGGACTAGACAAGCCTAATAAAGATACATTTTTATACGCTGAGGTTGCTGCTAAAGGACAAGTTGGAATTTCAGGCTATCCATGGGAAAAGCTAGATGCTATAGAACTTTTTGAAAAATTAAAATAA
- a CDS encoding thioredoxin — MKKIVFMLSFCVMLLTGCSQSDVSSEPSFKPYKVGDEIELTSVVGAKATLVRSEHGFKLKGSDKIVMIDIFGTYCVPCQKEAPHLMDYQLKNSENFMLIGLIHFEKISDKDVVENFSKKYNAYYFIANSDENARIVDQILKDIDYKHALQIPFKVVFKNGVYQILTDTLEGKQGNKFYLGSISTDVISKDISRIKSAN, encoded by the coding sequence ATGAAAAAAATAGTGTTTATGCTTAGTTTTTGCGTTATGCTCCTAACAGGTTGTAGCCAAAGTGATGTTTCAAGCGAACCTAGTTTCAAACCATATAAAGTAGGCGATGAGATAGAGCTTACTAGCGTAGTCGGTGCTAAAGCTACCTTAGTTAGAAGTGAGCACGGATTTAAACTAAAAGGAAGCGATAAAATAGTTATGATAGATATATTTGGAACCTACTGCGTTCCATGCCAAAAAGAAGCGCCTCATCTTATGGATTATCAGCTTAAAAATAGTGAGAATTTTATGCTTATAGGACTTATACACTTTGAAAAAATAAGCGACAAAGACGTCGTAGAGAACTTTTCAAAAAAATATAATGCATATTATTTTATAGCAAACAGCGATGAAAACGCGCGTATAGTTGATCAAATTTTAAAAGATATAGACTATAAACACGCTTTGCAAATTCCATTTAAAGTCGTATTTAAAAATGGAGTTTATCAAATACTCACAGATACGCTAGAAGGCAAACAAGGAAATAAATTTTACCTAGGAAGCATAAGCACAGATGTGATAAGCAAAGATATAAGTAGGATTAAAAGTGCAAACTAA
- the sstT gene encoding serine/threonine transporter SstT: protein MGMLRGITKRYMDGNLILQIIIGIVLGAVLGFIANSGNQMALSIANSMSILGSLFVGALKSVAPILVFILISSSIIVKEFGNANGLKKIIMLYLIGTFLASLSAVIASFLFPTTLVLQTNNAELLAPQSIIVVLKDLVFKMVDNPVHALSTGNYIGILTWAIGMGIALRHCAIETKKMFKDISEGVTKVVKFIIRLAPFGIFGLVSTSVAQTGFEALGGYAKLLIVLVGTMLFVVFVINALIVYFVTKKNPYPLIMTCVKESAVTAFFTRSSAANIPVNMNLCKKLNLDEKLYSISIPLGATINMAGAAVTIAVLALSAVNTPNIQIGFLDAILLSVIAAIGACGASGVAGGSLMLIPLACSLFGISNDIAMQVVAVGFIIGVIQDSVETALNSSTDVLFTAIASKN, encoded by the coding sequence ATGGGAATGCTTAGAGGGATAACAAAACGTTATATGGATGGCAACTTAATACTTCAAATAATAATCGGCATAGTGCTTGGTGCTGTGCTTGGATTTATAGCAAACTCGGGCAATCAAATGGCTCTTTCTATCGCAAATAGTATGTCTATACTAGGAAGTTTGTTTGTAGGCGCACTAAAATCAGTAGCTCCTATCTTGGTTTTTATACTAATATCATCTTCTATAATAGTAAAAGAGTTTGGCAATGCGAATGGACTTAAAAAGATCATTATGCTATATCTCATAGGTACGTTTTTAGCATCTCTTTCTGCTGTTATCGCTAGCTTTTTGTTTCCAACGACTTTAGTTCTCCAAACAAACAATGCCGAACTTCTAGCACCGCAAAGCATAATAGTCGTGTTAAAAGATCTTGTTTTTAAAATGGTAGATAACCCAGTTCACGCTCTAAGCACAGGAAATTATATAGGAATTCTTACTTGGGCTATAGGTATGGGCATAGCTCTTCGCCACTGCGCCATAGAAACAAAAAAAATGTTTAAAGATATCAGTGAGGGCGTCACTAAGGTAGTTAAATTTATCATTCGTTTAGCACCATTTGGTATATTTGGACTTGTTAGCACTAGCGTAGCACAAACAGGTTTTGAAGCGCTTGGAGGGTACGCTAAACTTCTTATTGTTTTGGTGGGCACTATGCTTTTTGTAGTATTTGTGATAAATGCTCTCATAGTTTATTTTGTAACAAAGAAAAATCCATATCCACTCATAATGACTTGCGTAAAAGAGAGTGCGGTCACTGCATTTTTCACTAGAAGCAGTGCGGCAAATATCCCTGTAAATATGAATCTTTGCAAAAAGTTAAATTTAGATGAAAAACTCTATTCTATATCTATTCCTCTAGGAGCAACTATAAATATGGCTGGAGCTGCTGTAACCATAGCCGTTTTAGCACTAAGTGCTGTAAATACGCCAAATATCCAAATAGGCTTTTTAGACGCCATTTTACTTAGCGTGATCGCCGCAATAGGAGCGTGTGGAGCTAGCGGGGTAGCTGGAGGATCACTTATGCTTATTCCGCTTGCTTGTTCGTTATTTGGTATAAGCAACGACATAGCTATGCAAGTAGTAGCAGTAGGATTCATAATCGGAGTCATTCAAGACTCAGTCGAGACCGCGTTAAACAGTTCAACAGACGTACTTTTTACAGCTATAGCTTCTAAGAATTAA
- a CDS encoding ATP-dependent Clp protease adaptor ClpS has protein sequence MQTKKASLLKLKTKDFKPNLYKVILLNDNVTTMDFVVFILVEIFSKSSNEAINLMLKIHEIGSAVCGVYTKEIAKTKQLQVLNLAKTNGFPLKCILKEE, from the coding sequence GTGCAAACTAAAAAAGCATCTTTACTAAAACTAAAAACAAAAGATTTTAAACCAAATTTATATAAAGTGATACTGCTAAATGACAATGTCACGACTATGGATTTTGTGGTATTTATCTTAGTAGAGATATTTTCTAAAAGCAGTAATGAGGCTATAAATTTAATGCTAAAGATCCACGAGATAGGAAGTGCGGTTTGTGGCGTATATACAAAAGAAATTGCTAAAACAAAACAACTACAGGTTTTAAATTTAGCCAAAACAAACGGTTTTCCGTTAAAATGTATTTTAAAAGAAGAGTAA
- the smpB gene encoding SsrA-binding protein SmpB, which translates to MAKDLARNKKAFHDYTILETFEAGIVLKGSEVKALRAGRANLKDSFVRIIRGEIFLLNAHISHLNTTNMHFKPDERAPRKLLMHKRQIDKLFGQVSTEGLTIVALSLYLSSKNIVKVTIALAKGKNLHDKREAIKKKEADLEARAAIKRYL; encoded by the coding sequence ATGGCAAAAGATTTAGCAAGAAATAAAAAAGCATTTCACGACTACACCATACTTGAAACTTTTGAAGCTGGAATTGTGCTAAAAGGTAGCGAAGTCAAAGCCTTAAGAGCCGGTAGAGCAAATTTAAAAGATAGTTTCGTGCGTATAATTCGCGGTGAGATATTTTTGCTAAATGCTCACATAAGCCATCTTAATACCACAAATATGCACTTTAAACCTGACGAAAGAGCTCCTAGAAAACTTCTTATGCATAAAAGGCAGATAGATAAACTATTTGGTCAAGTAAGCACAGAAGGACTTACTATAGTCGCTCTGTCGCTGTATCTTAGCAGTAAAAATATAGTAAAAGTTACCATCGCTCTTGCAAAAGGTAAAAATTTACATGACAAAAGAGAGGCGATAAAGAAAAAAGAAGCAGATTTAGAAGCTCGCGCCGCCATAAAAAGATATTTATAA
- a CDS encoding LysR family transcriptional regulator: MVNEFNKIYTFMAIVKERSFSKASKILGVSQPAVTLQIKKLEEMLQTTLIMRKKNGIILTKEGEKFYKLCLKFEGAMFRFKEEAGHIKDAKTPIVVATNVLLGETVLPMMLDKICDIADSSLDIKITDHTNLLPYLLDRRCDFVLMTDKIYNEQLVFKELFEYNVVLVSNFKQNSAIKINDLEKHLFIKDRTKTFINAYFDQFGIDYENIPTAYVIDGSIAVKSAIMNNKTKEYFAFLPKFIIEKELENEDVFLVEIEDIKIVRKIYIAGLKENEDIVEKLGNMEITIVY, encoded by the coding sequence ATGGTTAATGAATTCAACAAGATCTACACTTTTATGGCTATAGTAAAAGAAAGAAGCTTTTCTAAAGCATCAAAAATCTTGGGCGTTTCTCAGCCTGCTGTTACTTTGCAGATAAAAAAGTTAGAAGAGATGCTTCAAACTACTCTTATCATGAGAAAGAAAAACGGTATCATCTTAACAAAAGAAGGTGAAAAGTTTTATAAGCTTTGTTTGAAATTTGAAGGTGCTATGTTCAGATTTAAAGAAGAGGCTGGACATATCAAAGATGCGAAAACTCCGATCGTAGTCGCTACGAATGTTTTATTAGGAGAGACTGTTTTGCCTATGATGCTTGATAAAATTTGTGATATAGCAGATAGTAGTTTGGATATAAAGATCACTGATCATACGAATTTGCTTCCTTATTTGCTAGATAGAAGATGTGATTTTGTTTTGATGACTGATAAAATTTATAACGAACAGCTCGTGTTTAAAGAGCTATTTGAATACAACGTCGTCCTTGTATCAAATTTCAAACAAAACTCGGCTATAAAGATCAATGATCTAGAAAAACATCTTTTTATAAAAGATAGAACAAAAACTTTTATAAATGCATATTTTGATCAATTCGGCATAGACTATGAAAACATTCCTACTGCTTATGTTATCGACGGTTCTATCGCGGTAAAATCAGCTATTATGAATAATAAAACAAAAGAATATTTCGCTTTTTTACCTAAATTTATAATAGAAAAAGAGCTGGAAAACGAAGATGTGTTTTTAGTAGAGATAGAAGATATAAAGATAGTAAGAAAGATATATATAGCAGGACTTAAAGAGAACGAAGATATAGTTGAAAAATTAGGAAATATGGAAATTACTATTGTTTATTAA